One genomic region from Euleptes europaea isolate rEulEur1 chromosome 6, rEulEur1.hap1, whole genome shotgun sequence encodes:
- the FKBP3 gene encoding peptidyl-prolyl cis-trans isomerase FKBP3, whose amino-acid sequence MAASPLRRRAPRLARRPRGVTRTRAPRQWRPLHCAAERPDWLAALVPSRARALPSNGGLSSGAAERPDWLAALDPSRARALPANGGLSSGTAERPDWLAGGRTRTPVPAAHTEPQPSVLHFPESLGFREEGVCASMADPARPWSPEELRSEALPKKEIVRFLQEQAAHGFLAEHKLLGQIKNVAKTASKDQLIAAYNQLFETKSFKGTESAEHVTEQLKNVTIDEDKPKETKPEEVVCEGPPKYTKSILKRGDKVNFPKKGDVVHCWYTGKLEDGTVFDTNIQPSSKKKKASKPLSFKVGVGKVIRGWDEALLTMSKGEKAHLEIEPEWAYGKKGQPDAKYPYGTHCWPACNSGLVQNAVWKCSTP is encoded by the exons ATGGCGGCCTCTCCACTGCGCCGCCGAGCGCCCCGATTGGCTCGCCGCCCTCGAGGCGTCACGCGCACGCGCGCTCCCCGCCAATGGCGGCCTCTGCACTGCGCCGCCGAGCGCCCGGATTGGCTCGCCGCCCTCGTTCCGTCACGCGCACGCGCGCTCCCCTCCAACGGCGGCCTCTCCAGCGGCGCCGCCGAGCGCCCGGATTGGCTCGCCGCCCTCGATCCGTCACGCGCACGCGCGCTCCCCGCCAACGGCGGCCTCTCCAGCGGCACCGCCGAGCGCCCGGATTGGCTCGCCGGAGGCAGGACCCGCACACCCGTCCCAGCAGCTCATACAGAGCCGCAGCCGTCAGTACTACATTTCCCAGAGTCCCTCGGATTCCGGGAGGAGGGCGTCTGCG cttccatggCGGACCCCGCGCGCCCCTGGAGCCCCGAGGAGCTGCGGAGCGAGGCGCTGCCCAAGAAGGAGATCGTCCGCTTCCTGCAGGAGCAGGCGGCCCACGGG TTCCTTGCAGAGCACAAGTTACTCGGGCAGATTAAAAATGTAGCCAAGACTGCCAGCAAGGATCAGCTAATTGCAGCGTACAACCAGCTCTTTGAAACAAAG AGCTTTAAGGGCACCGAGAGTGCAGAGCACGTGACGGAGCAGTTAAAAAATGTCACGATCGATGAAGACAAGCCCAAAGAAACAAAGCCTGAGGAAGTGGTTTGTGAG GGCCCCCCCAAATATACAAAGTCTATTCTGAAAAGGGGGGACAAAGTCAACTTCCCCAAAAAGGGTGATGTCGTTCACTGCTGGTACACAGGGAAACTGGAAGATGGAACGGTCTTTGACACGAACATTCAGCCGA gttccAAGAAAAAGAAAGCATCGAAGCCGCTGAGCTTTAAAGTCGGTGTTGGAAAAGTGATCCGAGGC tgGGACGAGGCTCTGCTGACCATGAGCAAAGGGGAAAAGGCTCACCTGGAGATCGAACCCGAATGGGCTTATGGGAAGAAAGGACAACCTGATGCCAAGTATCCTTACGGCACACATTGCTGGCCTGCGTGCAATTCTGGTCTGGTCCAAAATGCAGTTTGGAAATGCTCAACCCCCTGA